The window CCAATATCTACAGTTTCAACCCACTCAGTTTGATCTCTTAGCGTAAAACAAGGAACCTTTGCAAAATACGCTTCTTTCTGAACGCCACCAGAGTCAGTAATAATAAATTTAGAATGACTTTCTAAGAATACCATCTCTAAATACGAAACAGGGTCGATGATTTTGATATTCTTTGCATCCTTAATTTTATCTGAGATACCCAAAGTATCTAGCTTCCCTTTTGTTCTAGGGTGTAGGGGGAGGACAATAGTATCTTCTAATTTACTTAAGGATTCGAAGATTGCCTCAAGTCTAACTAGATCATCTGTATTTTCAGCTCTATGGATAGTTGCTAATACAAACTGCTTACTTTCAAGTTGAAAGTCTTCAATTTTATACTTATTGTTTGCAATAGTAATATTATATAAAACAGCATCAAACATTACATCGCCTACATTGTGTACACCCTCAACTACTCCTTCATTCTTTAAGTTTTCAACAGCAGTTTCTGTTGGTGCAAAAAGTAAAGATGAAACATGGTCAGTTAAGATTCGATTTACTTCTTCCGGCATTTTCTTATTAAAACTTCTTAAGCCCGCCTCAATATGAAATAGAGGAATATGCAATTTACTAGCAGCAATTGCTCCGGCAAGTGTTGAGTTTGTGTCACCATATACTAATACTGCATCTGGCTTCTCTTTAAAAAGAACATCTTCTATCTCCTTAAGCATAGCGCCAGTTTGGGCACCGTGTGATCCAGAACCAACACCTAAATCATAATTTGGTTTAGGAATATTAAGTTCTTCAAAGAAAACACCAGACATATTATAATCATAATGCTGCCCCGTATTTACTATAATTTCTTCAAATTCATTACGTAGCACTCTCGACACTGGAGCAACTTTAATGAACTGGGGTCTCGCACCTACGATCGTTAGTATCTTTTTCATAATTACCCCTTGTAGAATTCTGTAATTTTTTCAACCACATAAACTTGTTGTTCCATTTTTAATTCTGGAAACATCGGTAAAGAAATAGCTTCAAGGCTAGCCTTTTCTGTCTCAGGAAGATCTCCTTCTTTATAACCAAGTTCTGCAAATACTGGTTGTAAGTGTAAAGGCTTCGGATAATAAACCATTGTTTCAACACCGTTTTCCTTTAAAAAGGCTTGAAGCTCATCTCTTCTGTCAACACGAATTGTATATTGATGGAAGATGTGACGGTTGTGCTCTTCAACAAATGGTGTAACTACTTGATCCCCTAATGCTTCATTTAAAAGCTTAGTATAGTTTTCAGCGTTTTGTCTTCTATTTTCACTCCATTGATCCAGATGAGGGAACTTAACATTTAGAATAGCTGCTTGTAGTTCATCAAGACGGCTGTTATAACCTAATACATGGTGATAATATTTAGGTTTGCTACCGTGAACACGAATGACACGCATATTTTCAGCTATTTCGTTATCATTTGTGACAATCATTCCACCGTCACCATATGCTCCCAAATTCTTAGTTGGAAAAAAGCTATATGTAGCAGTTGTTCCAAGCTCTCCTACTTTTTTCCCTTTATATTCTGCTCCAATTGCTTGGGCAGCATCTTCAATTACTGCTAAGTTATGTTTCTTTGCTATTTCTACGATTTTATCCATATCAGCCATTTGCCCATATAGGTGAACTGGGATAATTGCTTTTGTTTTCTCTGTAATTGCAGCTTCAAGTTTCAGAGGGTCAATATTAAAGGTTTTTGGATCGATATCAACAAACACAGGTACTGCATTTGCTCTTGCTACTGCTCCAGCTGTAGCAAAGAATGTGAACGATGGTACGATCACTTCATCCCCAGGCTGAATTCCACAACCTAATAAAGAAATATGTATAGCATCACTTCCATTGGCTACTCCAATTCCATGACTTACATTACTGTATGTAGCAATATCTGCTTCAAGTTTTTTTACATTTGATCCTAGAATGAAATGAGCACTTGACATTACTTCTTCCATTGACTGTAAAATTTCACTTCTAAGTGTTTGATATTGCTCTGTTAAATCAAGCATAGGTACTCTCATTTTGTTTACCTTCCTTTTACTTTGATATACAACATCTTATTATAATGGAATCATAAATTATTTCACAATGCATAACGTGAAATATTCTTATAATATTCAATTCTACCGTTATATTTTACTTAAGAATCAATAATATTCCTATCTTCACAAAAACATTAGATCTAAATTATTTCTTTATATAATTTCTTTAACTTTAGAAATTCAGTTTCCCAATTATACTTTTGTTCCACAGCTATTCGGCCATTCTTGCCCCAGTTTATGGCTTCCTCTGGATGATTAACGATATAATTAATGGCTTTAGCAATTTCTTTTGAATCTGTTGGATCCACACATAGTCCACAATTATTTCCTTCCACAATATCTT of the Bacillus mesophilus genome contains:
- the wecB gene encoding non-hydrolyzing UDP-N-acetylglucosamine 2-epimerase, with the translated sequence MKKILTIVGARPQFIKVAPVSRVLRNEFEEIIVNTGQHYDYNMSGVFFEELNIPKPNYDLGVGSGSHGAQTGAMLKEIEDVLFKEKPDAVLVYGDTNSTLAGAIAASKLHIPLFHIEAGLRSFNKKMPEEVNRILTDHVSSLLFAPTETAVENLKNEGVVEGVHNVGDVMFDAVLYNITIANNKYKIEDFQLESKQFVLATIHRAENTDDLVRLEAIFESLSKLEDTIVLPLHPRTKGKLDTLGISDKIKDAKNIKIIDPVSYLEMVFLESHSKFIITDSGGVQKEAYFAKVPCFTLRDQTEWVETVDIGWNRLVNPVTENLLDIVNDTQSVEYVEHLYGNGDASSKIVKVISDYLGK
- a CDS encoding DegT/DnrJ/EryC1/StrS family aminotransferase gives rise to the protein MRVPMLDLTEQYQTLRSEILQSMEEVMSSAHFILGSNVKKLEADIATYSNVSHGIGVANGSDAIHISLLGCGIQPGDEVIVPSFTFFATAGAVARANAVPVFVDIDPKTFNIDPLKLEAAITEKTKAIIPVHLYGQMADMDKIVEIAKKHNLAVIEDAAQAIGAEYKGKKVGELGTTATYSFFPTKNLGAYGDGGMIVTNDNEIAENMRVIRVHGSKPKYYHHVLGYNSRLDELQAAILNVKFPHLDQWSENRRQNAENYTKLLNEALGDQVVTPFVEEHNRHIFHQYTIRVDRRDELQAFLKENGVETMVYYPKPLHLQPVFAELGYKEGDLPETEKASLEAISLPMFPELKMEQQVYVVEKITEFYKG